AAGGATATCCTCGGCTTCTACTGCAGCCCATTCATAACCGCGCACCTTCACCTCAAAACCAAGACCTCGTCGACCATTGGGATATCCAGCGGAATCGACTGAGCTACCGATAAAAGGATAGTACTCAAATTCATCATTATCCCGGTCATCCATGACATAATAACTTTCTTGATCTGCTCGGGTATAAGCACCGAATTCACCATTCCAGAGACCATCACGGGAGCCTTGATCTCCAGGATAATCATAGGGCCAGTTCAGGGGCCAGGTTTCCGCTTTATGGCTCATGGCCGGATATTCATCACTATTTTCAGCCCCCTTATTGAAGTAGCCATCCAATGGTTGCCAGTTCCAGAGATGGGTGCCATCCGGTGAAATATCGTGACTAACCGGGTGGGAATAGCTTTCCGAACAAATTTTGACCGGGTCTCCATTTATATCCTCAACTTCAGCAGCGGCGATCATGATAAATTCAAAACCATAGACCATGCCTGAGCCTTTAGGCCATTCCATGCGAGGGTTCTCATAACGGTCACCCAGGTTCCCGTAATTTGAGTATCGGGTATAAACCAAATTTCCATCATGGATTCCGGTTCGACGATCTTCTGCTCCACCATACAGTAGGCTGACAGATAAAACCTGCATCAAAATTATCCAAAAGGTCAGGGGGCGTAATTGACGTAACATTTAGTTTCCTCTTAGCCTAAAACTTGACTTGAATACCTACTAGTACCCGGCGGGGCTCCGAATAGAAATCGGGCCTAAGATCCACTTCAGCGATGGTGAAATTAGGATTATGGGTTAACACTTCAGTGGCCGGGATAGTTCGATAAGGAGCCTCGGAATTCCCGGTACTTGAATACACATAGCGTTGATTCAATTGATCCGTAAGATTAAAGACCTTGCAGAAAAGCTTCACCTTAAAAGCACTGAGCTTAAGGGTCTTATGGATATTGAGATCAAAATTATGAGTCGTCGGCTTACGATCACTATTCTCAAATTGAGTATCAAGAGCAGAACCAGGACTGGATGGTGTATAGGGTTGACCGGTAGCAAAACGACCGATGATTCCCATATTTATCCCTGAAGGTGTCTTCATGGAGAACGAAGCGTTCAAAGTGTGCGTTTGATCCCAATCCAGGGGCAGAACCTGTTTTTCTGTTTCCTTGTTAGCGTTATAGGCATTGAATATAGCATTGGGATCAGAAGCATTTCCCTTGGCTAGCTGATAGGTATAATCCACGCTAGCTGAGAAAAAGTTGGAGTATAGTTTATTCAATGTGAAGGTTACACCCCTGACATTGCCATAATCACGATTGATGTAGCGAGCATAGACTTTCTTGTCAATGGTACTGATGATCTCCTGGCTTAACAGGTTGCTGATATCCTTGTAATACATGGTCAGTTCAAGACCATACACATCTGTGAGCTGCTGCTGTAGACCAATTTCGTAACCGATAGTCTTCTCCGGCTTCAGATTCACATTGCCCATTTTTGTTTGGAGTCCACCCAGCTTAATTTCATATTCGTAATTATTGTAGATGGCATTAAAGCGGGGCAACTGGAAGAAGTGACCATAGGAGACGTGAATAACGCCACGATCGGAGATAGGATACGCCAAACCAAAGCGGGGACTCAACTGCTGCCGAGTCATACCGGGCTCCAGCTCAGAATCCAACCTGATCCCATTATCCGTGTCTGTTTCAGCTCTCAGATTAACGGGGATTAGCGCACTGGGGTCCCAGTAGTCAAATCTCAGACCCATATTGACGATTATATCTTCAGATTCAATGACACTCTGGAAATAGCCAGCTCCCTCAATCGGTTTAACTTCATAATGGTTAAACCCGGATGTATTCTGGTCTGGTAAGCGTAGGATGGGTTCCTCGTATAGGGAGCCTTCCGCCACCGTCGTTAAGCTGTAGTAGTCCAGGTGATGTCTCTTGATCTCTCCTCCGAACTGTATCTGTACGGTATGATTGATTTGAGAGATAAAATCCCCCTTGACAGACAGGGCTGACCGGGTGATGTCGTAGCGACCATTCTGGGTACCCCCAAAACTAAAACTTTGATCGGCGAAGGGACTTGATCGATATCTTTGATCAAGGGGATCTTCAAATAAATAAGCCTGTGTGTTTTTTGAATATTTGGAAAAATTTATGGTGTAAAAGGTGCTGTTGGACAGGACATGGTTAACGCTGAAAATATGATTGTAACTATCATCGTACCAGGTTCTGACGCCATCCGGGGAAAAACGTCTGTAATCACTGTATGATCTACCTGTTCCAGTGGTGTAGAAAAGCGAATATCTCAATTTAAGCGAGGGTAAGACCTTGGTGGTGATCTTGGTGTAGACGGAGACCTTGGACCTGCCATCAATCGGGACAAAAGTGCCATCTCCTGTTTGAAGAGAATCGGGAACTGCAATGCCATAGGATCGCTCATCCTGGGTTTGGGTCTTTTGGGCTTCGTTGATATAGTCCTGGATCGGTACAGTATCTTCGATCCTGACATTATTGCGGCCATAAAGCCAGCCATCTGTTTCCCGGTAACGAACAGAACTGTAAAATGAGCCGTCTGGGAGAAAGAACAGGGGACCTTGAAAGCTGCTAGAAATATTTTTCTCATTTAAGCCGACTGTGTTGAGATTCCAAAATATTTTGTCTGACGCAGAAACATGATCTCCTGTTGTAACTGAGATATTTCCTGAAAATTTCCGGGCACCCTCTTTGGTTACAACATTGATGATACCTGACTGGGCTTGTCCGTATTCAGCATTGAATGTCCCGCTGATAACCTGGAGCTCCTGGACCCAGCTATTTTCCAGGCCAATGGAACTGCCACCATTGTATTGATCCGTTACGGGAACTCCGTCGATAAGGTAGGCTATTTCGCCGCCTCGTCCACCTCGGATATGAAAGCCTCCGCCGGCATCCTGAACGACACCCGCCTGTAACTGGATCAGATCACTAACTTCCTGGACAGGCATGGAGGCAATTTTTTCGGCTGAAACGTAGGCTGTTGTATTTGTACGACTTTTCTCAACGACCACACGTTTGCT
The Candidatus Neomarinimicrobiota bacterium genome window above contains:
- a CDS encoding TonB-dependent receptor produces the protein MRSKLIFYHIFLLITLSAFAIAGTTGKIMGRITDQETGEAIIGADVYLPDIGQGSMTDLKGDYFIIGVRPGTYTLVCSYIGYQKTSITDVFVNVDLTTNINIEIIPETLEGEEVIVVSKRVVVEKSRTNTTAYVSAEKIASMPVQEVSDLIQLQAGVVQDAGGGFHIRGGRGGEIAYLIDGVPVTDQYNGGSSIGLENSWVQELQVISGTFNAEYGQAQSGIINVVTKEGARKFSGNISVTTGDHVSASDKIFWNLNTVGLNEKNISSSFQGPLFFLPDGSFYSSVRYRETDGWLYGRNNVRIEDTVPIQDYINEAQKTQTQDERSYGIAVPDSLQTGDGTFVPIDGRSKVSVYTKITTKVLPSLKLRYSLFYTTGTGRSYSDYRRFSPDGVRTWYDDSYNHIFSVNHVLSNSTFYTINFSKYSKNTQAYLFEDPLDQRYRSSPFADQSFSFGGTQNGRYDITRSALSVKGDFISQINHTVQIQFGGEIKRHHLDYYSLTTVAEGSLYEEPILRLPDQNTSGFNHYEVKPIEGAGYFQSVIESEDIIVNMGLRFDYWDPSALIPVNLRAETDTDNGIRLDSELEPGMTRQQLSPRFGLAYPISDRGVIHVSYGHFFQLPRFNAIYNNYEYEIKLGGLQTKMGNVNLKPEKTIGYEIGLQQQLTDVYGLELTMYYKDISNLLSQEIISTIDKKVYARYINRDYGNVRGVTFTLNKLYSNFFSASVDYTYQLAKGNASDPNAIFNAYNANKETEKQVLPLDWDQTHTLNASFSMKTPSGINMGIIGRFATGQPYTPSSPGSALDTQFENSDRKPTTHNFDLNIHKTLKLSAFKVKLFCKVFNLTDQLNQRYVYSSTGNSEAPYRTIPATEVLTHNPNFTIAEVDLRPDFYSEPRRVLVGIQVKF